A stretch of Dyella sp. BiH032 DNA encodes these proteins:
- a CDS encoding sigma-E factor negative regulatory protein, with product MTDTHRETLSAGMDGELTQEELRFLLRRLDHDAALQQAWSRYHVARDGLRRQQPPLASEGFSARVMLAIEQEAAVVAGSGRRRHWLRWSAGGAIAATVAVAALLVTQPAGPGGESAAPQVAAKGGHRPAAVQAGATAVASRVDTPAAAPAWLNNYASLPSALTQQASATVDGGDGATFLYSRNRLNPYQVDRYRAINNGDGSYLLLVSPTQRAPQAPQPEPPAQ from the coding sequence ATGACTGACACCCATCGCGAAACTCTGTCCGCTGGTATGGACGGCGAGCTGACCCAGGAGGAACTCCGCTTCCTGCTGCGCCGGCTTGACCACGACGCTGCGTTGCAGCAAGCCTGGTCGCGCTATCACGTAGCGCGTGACGGCCTGCGCCGGCAGCAGCCCCCGTTGGCCTCGGAAGGTTTCTCGGCTCGCGTCATGCTGGCGATCGAACAGGAAGCGGCCGTCGTGGCCGGTTCAGGACGCCGCCGCCACTGGTTGCGCTGGTCGGCCGGCGGCGCGATTGCCGCCACGGTGGCCGTCGCGGCCCTGCTGGTAACCCAGCCGGCAGGACCTGGCGGCGAAAGCGCCGCTCCACAGGTCGCCGCCAAGGGCGGTCATCGACCGGCTGCGGTCCAGGCCGGGGCTACGGCCGTCGCCTCCCGCGTGGACACGCCGGCTGCCGCGCCCGCCTGGCTCAACAATTACGCCAGTCTGCCTTCGGCCCTGACCCAGCAGGCTTCGGCGACGGTGGACGGTGGCGACGGGGCGACCTTCCTCTACTCGCGCAATCGCCTGAATCCCTATCAGGTGGACCGCTACCGGGCAATCAACAACGGCGACGGCAGCTACCTGCTGCTGGTGTCGCCGACGCAGCGGGCGCCGCAGGCCCCGCAGCCGGAACCGCCGGCTCAGTGA
- the rpoE gene encoding RNA polymerase sigma factor RpoE — translation MGENELDSALVERVQKGDKRAFDLLVRKYQHKVIALISRYVNNYAECEDVAQEAFVRAWRAIGSFRGESAFYTWMYKIAVNTAKNHLVAMGRRPPADDIAVDDAVFVPGSDRMQESATPERELLRQEIEQTVYSTVQALPEELRTAITLREVDGLSYEEIAEAMGCPIGTVRSRIFRAREAIDEKLRPLLSDREDLTP, via the coding sequence ATGGGCGAAAACGAACTGGACAGCGCCCTCGTCGAGCGGGTCCAAAAAGGGGACAAGCGGGCGTTCGACCTGCTGGTGCGCAAGTACCAGCACAAGGTGATCGCGTTGATCTCCCGCTATGTGAACAACTACGCCGAGTGCGAGGACGTCGCCCAGGAGGCCTTCGTGCGCGCATGGCGCGCGATCGGCTCCTTCCGTGGCGAGAGCGCTTTCTATACCTGGATGTACAAGATCGCCGTGAACACGGCGAAGAACCACCTGGTAGCCATGGGGCGGCGACCGCCGGCCGATGACATCGCCGTGGACGACGCGGTCTTCGTGCCAGGCTCGGACCGCATGCAGGAGAGCGCCACCCCCGAGCGCGAGCTGTTGCGGCAGGAAATTGAACAAACGGTGTATTCCACTGTCCAAGCGCTGCCCGAGGAACTGCGGACCGCCATCACGCTGCGCGAGGTGGATGGCCTCAGTTACGAAGAAATCGCCGAGGCGATGGGCTGTCCGATCGGTACGGTGCGTTCGCGTATCTTCCGGGCACGTGAAGCTATCGATGAGAAATTGCGGCCCCTGTTGTCGGACCGTGAGGACCTGACTCCATGA
- a CDS encoding EAL domain-containing protein, with protein sequence MHAGIMVVAAQRELRRAVFDALDRDGHLAVHSARDTTHAGILLEGRADLALVVMVLEGDARDALASVEQLRRLPACAEAPLIAVLTEDASIRPAQLPAGVSDWLYASQIDSELIARWRRLQRTGAMPPAASPGPGQGGDYRFAFDETDGEWAIVDTSRGRLLEVSPALIRRSGLVGDRLIGLPLTELLEFQEVTAEQAIADDSRRWHPCRRRTREGYDSGEASARPVRHAGADAVAFAFRSDKAGARAEVALSLLARLFGTGSGDDSIDTAARMIYEELGLDYLAVWSARPEEGGAPLQLAQWWSGEEQLWPSPQLQSSLRLVLSGQAMLHPGDARRLAAMDPLLEQLGLSGFAGLPLLDERHSVLGALLAGTRQPFGELTIIEPVLRCAAARFAHALELRRTREQGRAEGLLDALTGLPNRLLFNDRLDTIIREANRTGECFAMLFVDLDRFKTINDTLGHAVGDQVLITATQRLRTSVRASDTVARYAGDEFVVILRHIVKSEDVLRIAEKIVQVMEAPFRIDDGTELQVTASIGVSFFPDDAPDAETLLKHADEAMYAAKSLGRNNYQIYEISAEQAQQQNMALKSGLRHAEHNGELRVFYQPQVDAASEDIVGMEALVRWEHPELGFIGPGFFIPLAEETGLIVSIGEWVLRTACRQAQEWERKFGLRLRLGVNLSAVQLMQPNLLEVVSSALQESGLDPGLLEMEVTESISIKAAPNLVENLHGLHRLGCRIAIDDFGTGAASLDYLRKLPADRIKIDQSFVRNIGVDPDDEAIVRATIEMAHRLKRGVVAEGVEIEQHLHFLRANRCDELQGYLFCRPLPTPAFEKLLLERQRLLATADEGEA encoded by the coding sequence ATGCATGCCGGCATCATGGTGGTGGCGGCGCAGCGCGAGCTGCGTCGCGCAGTATTCGACGCGCTGGATCGCGACGGCCATCTCGCCGTGCATTCGGCGCGCGATACCACGCATGCCGGCATCCTGCTCGAAGGGCGGGCCGATCTTGCCCTCGTCGTGATGGTGCTCGAGGGCGATGCCCGCGACGCGCTGGCGTCGGTGGAGCAGCTCCGGCGCCTGCCGGCCTGCGCCGAGGCGCCGCTGATCGCCGTGTTGACCGAAGACGCCTCCATCCGTCCGGCCCAGCTTCCGGCGGGCGTATCCGACTGGCTGTATGCCTCCCAGATAGACAGCGAGCTGATCGCGCGCTGGCGGCGACTGCAGCGGACCGGCGCGATGCCGCCCGCGGCCAGCCCGGGGCCGGGGCAGGGTGGCGATTACCGCTTTGCCTTCGATGAGACGGACGGCGAATGGGCCATCGTCGATACGTCGCGCGGACGGCTGCTCGAGGTCAGTCCGGCATTGATACGACGCAGCGGGCTGGTCGGCGATCGCCTGATCGGCCTGCCGCTGACGGAGCTGCTCGAATTCCAAGAAGTCACGGCCGAGCAGGCCATCGCCGACGATTCCCGCCGCTGGCACCCCTGTCGGCGCCGCACCCGCGAGGGGTACGACAGCGGTGAAGCCAGTGCCCGGCCGGTCCGTCATGCCGGCGCCGACGCGGTGGCGTTCGCCTTTCGCAGCGACAAGGCGGGAGCGCGCGCCGAGGTGGCGCTGTCCCTGCTGGCGCGGCTATTCGGTACCGGCAGCGGCGACGACAGCATCGATACCGCGGCCCGCATGATTTACGAGGAGCTGGGGTTGGACTACCTGGCCGTCTGGTCCGCTCGTCCCGAGGAAGGCGGTGCGCCGCTCCAGCTGGCGCAGTGGTGGAGCGGCGAGGAGCAGCTCTGGCCGAGTCCGCAGTTGCAGAGCTCCCTGCGGCTGGTGCTCTCCGGGCAGGCTATGCTGCATCCCGGCGACGCACGTCGGCTTGCCGCGATGGATCCTCTGCTGGAGCAGCTGGGGCTCAGCGGCTTCGCCGGCCTGCCGCTGCTGGACGAGCGGCACTCCGTGCTGGGTGCCCTGCTGGCGGGCACACGGCAGCCGTTCGGCGAACTGACCATCATCGAACCGGTATTGCGCTGTGCCGCGGCACGCTTCGCGCATGCGCTGGAGTTGCGCCGCACCCGCGAACAGGGGCGCGCCGAGGGCCTGCTGGATGCACTGACCGGCCTGCCGAACCGGCTGCTGTTCAACGACCGGCTGGACACGATCATCCGCGAGGCCAACCGCACCGGCGAGTGCTTCGCCATGCTGTTCGTCGACCTCGATCGCTTCAAGACCATCAACGACACGCTGGGCCACGCTGTGGGCGACCAGGTGCTGATCACCGCCACCCAACGCCTGCGGACGAGCGTGCGCGCTTCGGATACGGTAGCCCGCTATGCGGGCGACGAATTCGTCGTCATCCTCCGCCACATTGTCAAGAGCGAGGACGTGCTGCGCATCGCCGAGAAGATCGTGCAGGTGATGGAGGCGCCGTTCCGCATCGACGATGGCACCGAGCTGCAGGTCACCGCGTCGATCGGCGTGAGCTTCTTCCCGGACGACGCGCCGGACGCCGAGACCCTGCTCAAGCACGCCGACGAGGCGATGTACGCGGCCAAGAGCCTGGGCCGCAACAACTATCAGATCTACGAGATCAGCGCCGAGCAGGCGCAGCAGCAGAACATGGCGCTCAAATCGGGGCTGCGCCACGCCGAGCACAATGGCGAGCTGCGCGTGTTCTATCAGCCGCAGGTGGACGCGGCCAGCGAAGACATCGTCGGCATGGAAGCGCTGGTCCGCTGGGAGCACCCGGAGCTGGGCTTCATTGGGCCGGGCTTCTTCATTCCGCTGGCGGAGGAGACCGGGCTGATCGTGTCGATCGGCGAATGGGTGTTGCGCACCGCCTGCAGGCAGGCGCAGGAATGGGAGCGCAAGTTCGGCTTGCGGCTGCGCCTGGGCGTGAATCTTTCCGCGGTGCAGCTGATGCAGCCGAACCTGCTCGAGGTGGTGTCCTCCGCACTGCAGGAGAGCGGACTGGATCCCGGCCTACTGGAAATGGAGGTGACCGAGAGCATCAGTATCAAGGCGGCACCGAACCTGGTGGAGAACCTGCACGGGCTGCATCGGCTGGGTTGCCGCATTGCCATCGACGATTTCGGCACCGGCGCCGCTTCGCTGGACTACCTGCGCAAGCTGCCCGCCGACCGGATCAAGATCGACCAGAGCTTCGTGCGCAACATCGGGGTGGACCCCGACGATGAGGCCATCGTGCGCGCCACCATCGAAATGGCCCATCGCCTCAAGCGCGGCGTGGTGGCCGAGGGCGTGGAGATCGAGCAGCACCTGCACTTCCTGCGCGCCAACCGCTGCGACGAACTGCAGGGCTATTTGTTCTGCAGGCCGCTCCCGACCCCGGCTTTCGAGAAACTGCTGCTGGAGCGGCAGCGCCTGCTGGCGACGGCCGACGAAGGCGAGGCCTGA
- a CDS encoding DegQ family serine endoprotease: MSRTILRRAACGALVSLAVASGAQAQTQPAGAAPAPAASLPDFTGIVQKNAPAVVHVEAKYSGKSARKAAPPVRGRGAMPDDPQLDIFRRFFGMPMVPSPEEQQSTSLGSGFIISSDGYILTNTHVVEDADQITVRLQDRRTLTAKVVGSDPQYDIALLKVDAGGNLPAVTVGDSRSLKPGQWVLAIGSPFGFDYTVTQGIVSAVGRNLGSQDQPYTSFIQTDVPINRGNSGGPLFDLQGRVVGVNSQIYSNTGGYLGVAFSIPIDVAMNVVKQIKEKGYVTRGQLGVMMQPITDDIAKALKLGSNSGAAVTQVSPGSGAEKAGLKPGDIIVGYNGQPITQAADLPPLVGITPPGSKATLSILRDGKKQDVPVTIGEMKRDGKAASAAPAVGGGPAAATGSTALGLAVEDVDSDTRQQLGLKAGEGVLIGDVTGSVAARAGLQPGDVILMVNQQRVGSAAAFHAATKGLKPGDTVLLLVRHGDQSGFVGLTLPKGDDE; the protein is encoded by the coding sequence ATGAGTCGAACGATCCTGCGTCGCGCCGCGTGCGGTGCGCTGGTATCGCTTGCCGTGGCAAGCGGAGCGCAGGCGCAGACGCAGCCGGCCGGCGCCGCGCCGGCACCTGCGGCCAGCCTGCCGGACTTCACCGGCATCGTGCAGAAGAACGCCCCGGCCGTGGTCCACGTGGAAGCCAAGTACAGCGGCAAGAGCGCCCGCAAGGCCGCCCCTCCGGTGCGCGGCCGCGGTGCCATGCCGGACGATCCGCAGTTGGACATCTTCCGCCGTTTCTTCGGCATGCCGATGGTGCCGTCGCCGGAAGAACAGCAGAGCACCTCGCTCGGCTCGGGCTTCATCATTTCGAGCGACGGCTACATCCTCACCAATACCCACGTGGTGGAGGACGCCGACCAGATCACCGTGCGCCTCCAGGACCGCCGCACGCTGACCGCCAAGGTGGTCGGCAGCGACCCGCAATACGACATTGCCCTGCTGAAGGTCGACGCGGGCGGCAACCTTCCCGCCGTGACCGTCGGCGATTCGCGCAGCCTCAAGCCGGGCCAATGGGTGCTGGCGATCGGCTCGCCGTTCGGCTTCGACTACACCGTGACCCAGGGCATCGTGAGCGCGGTCGGTCGCAACCTGGGCAGCCAGGATCAGCCGTACACCTCGTTCATCCAGACCGACGTGCCGATCAACCGCGGCAACTCCGGCGGCCCGCTGTTCGACCTGCAGGGGCGGGTGGTGGGCGTCAATTCGCAGATCTACTCCAATACCGGCGGTTACCTCGGCGTGGCGTTCTCGATCCCGATCGACGTGGCCATGAACGTGGTCAAGCAGATCAAGGAGAAGGGCTACGTCACCCGCGGGCAGCTCGGCGTGATGATGCAGCCGATCACCGACGACATCGCCAAGGCGCTCAAGCTCGGCAGCAACTCCGGCGCGGCGGTGACCCAGGTGAGCCCTGGCAGCGGCGCCGAAAAAGCCGGCCTCAAGCCGGGTGACATCATCGTGGGCTACAACGGCCAGCCGATCACCCAGGCGGCCGATCTGCCGCCCCTGGTCGGCATCACGCCGCCGGGCAGCAAGGCGACGCTGAGCATCCTGCGCGACGGTAAGAAGCAAGACGTACCGGTGACCATCGGCGAGATGAAGCGCGACGGCAAGGCAGCGTCCGCCGCACCGGCGGTGGGTGGCGGTCCTGCCGCGGCGACCGGTTCCACGGCGCTGGGGCTGGCGGTGGAGGACGTGGACAGCGATACGCGCCAGCAGCTCGGCCTGAAGGCGGGCGAGGGCGTGCTGATCGGCGATGTCACCGGATCCGTGGCGGCTCGGGCCGGCCTGCAGCCGGGAGACGTGATCCTGATGGTCAACCAGCAGCGGGTCGGCAG